The following coding sequences lie in one Rutidosis leptorrhynchoides isolate AG116_Rl617_1_P2 chromosome 6, CSIRO_AGI_Rlap_v1, whole genome shotgun sequence genomic window:
- the LOC139854283 gene encoding secreted RxLR effector protein 161-like yields the protein MSINISFHDDLDEQPYDQTLYQSLIGSLMYLSASRPDIMFVVCLCARFQANARYSHYKAVMRIFSYLKGTAHLGLWYPFGSGFNLTAFTNADHGGDQVNRKSTSGGLQFLGHKLVSWSSHKQNCISLSTAESEYIAAASCCSQVLWMKTQLLDYGFKFHKTLIYCDSQSAIAITSNPVQHSRTKYIDIRYHFIKDHVEKGNVELYFVPTKNQLADLLTKALDESTF from the coding sequence ATGTCCATTAACATCTCCTTCCATGATGATCTGGACGAACAACCGTATGACCAAACGCTCTACCAAAGCTTGATAGGTTCATTGATGTATCTCAGTGCTAGTAGACCCGATATCATGTTTGTTGTCTGCCTTTGTGCTAGATTTCAAGCTAACGCTAGATATTCCCACTACAAGGCTGTCATGAGAATATTTAGCTACCTTAAGGGCACCGCTCACCTTGGACTCTGGTATCCCTTCGGGTCTGGATTCAACCTCACGGCATTTACGAATGCTGATCATGGAGGTGACCAAGTGAACCGAAAAAGCACCTCCGGAGGTCTTCAATTCCTAGGTCATAAATTAGTCAGTTGGTCATCTCACAAGCAAAACTGCATATCACTTTCTACAGCTGAATCTGAGTATATTGCAGCTGCGAGTTGTTGTTCACAAGTCTTGTGGATGAAAACCCAACTTCTTGACTATGGATTTAAATTCCACAAAACCCTGATATACTGTGACTCTCAGAGTGCCATTGCTATTACCAGCAATCCGGTCCAACACTCTCGAACCAAATACATTGATATTCGCTACCACTTCATAAAAGATCATGTTGAGAAAGGGAATGTTGAACTCTACTTTGTCCCCACAAAAAATCAACTGGCTGACCTACTTACAAAGGCTTTAGATGAATCCACGTTCTAA